The following proteins are encoded in a genomic region of Gimesia algae:
- a CDS encoding DUF1501 domain-containing protein: MMPANIPAHHPAMSRRTALEVGSISLLGFGMNHLDAFRAEAAAPTKLRTAKSCIFIFLSGGLSQHESFDLKPEASAEVRGEFNPISTKTPGLQISEHLPMLAKRSHLWSVCRTLSHGTNEHSMGHHIMLTGRSDVPVGFNPSRPMNTDHPSIAAIAGDVIRPRTNLPPAIVLPDKIIHRTGRVVPGQFAGRMGSNRDPWFIEASPFHVQSYGAFPEYAFDHQQRGGSDNRVFQTPHLKLSQGMTQKRMGNRLGLLKELGKQREVLDIAGQVESFDRYRSAAISLLNDDKVHNAMDVTHADDKVQERYGKNSFGWSLLMARRLVETGVNLVQVNMGNNESWDTHGNIFPHLKDKLLPPTDRAVSALLDDLEASGRLKDTLVVMCSEFGRTPKISQLAKVYARPGRDHWGATQSVFFAGGGVKGGRVIGTTDKIGGFPIDQPQKPENFAATIYRALGLPQTAYWHDDVDRPHFIYEGEPIAGLT; the protein is encoded by the coding sequence ATGATGCCTGCGAATATTCCTGCCCACCATCCTGCCATGTCCCGCCGAACGGCATTGGAAGTGGGTTCGATCAGCCTGCTTGGTTTTGGAATGAACCATCTGGACGCGTTCCGCGCAGAAGCGGCAGCCCCTACCAAACTTCGAACCGCGAAGTCGTGTATCTTCATTTTTCTCTCGGGTGGCCTCTCGCAACACGAAAGTTTCGATTTGAAACCGGAGGCGAGTGCCGAGGTCCGCGGAGAGTTCAATCCGATCTCAACAAAAACTCCCGGCCTGCAGATTTCAGAACATCTGCCGATGCTGGCGAAACGGAGTCATCTCTGGTCGGTCTGTCGCACTCTTTCGCATGGTACGAATGAGCATTCGATGGGCCATCATATCATGCTCACCGGTCGCTCTGATGTGCCTGTTGGTTTTAATCCCAGCCGTCCGATGAATACCGATCATCCTTCGATTGCAGCAATCGCCGGTGATGTCATCCGTCCGCGTACGAACCTGCCGCCGGCGATCGTACTGCCAGATAAGATCATACACCGCACGGGGCGTGTCGTCCCGGGACAGTTTGCTGGCAGAATGGGTTCCAACCGTGATCCCTGGTTCATCGAAGCGTCGCCATTTCATGTGCAGTCTTACGGTGCGTTTCCGGAATATGCCTTCGACCATCAGCAACGGGGGGGCAGCGATAACCGGGTATTCCAGACCCCCCATTTGAAACTCTCTCAAGGCATGACCCAGAAACGCATGGGTAACCGGCTTGGTTTACTCAAGGAGTTGGGAAAGCAGCGTGAAGTCCTCGATATCGCCGGACAGGTTGAAAGCTTTGACCGTTATCGCAGCGCTGCCATTTCATTACTCAATGATGATAAAGTCCATAATGCGATGGATGTGACCCATGCAGATGATAAAGTTCAGGAACGTTACGGCAAGAATTCATTTGGCTGGTCTCTGTTGATGGCGCGACGTCTGGTGGAAACGGGCGTCAATCTGGTGCAGGTCAACATGGGGAATAATGAATCGTGGGATACACATGGCAATATTTTCCCACATCTTAAAGATAAACTGTTGCCACCGACCGACCGGGCCGTCTCCGCTTTACTGGATGATCTGGAGGCCAGCGGCCGGCTTAAAGATACGCTGGTGGTAATGTGCAGCGAATTCGGACGGACTCCCAAGATTTCTCAACTCGCGAAAGTTTATGCCCGACCAGGCCGCGATCACTGGGGGGCGACTCAGTCGGTCTTCTTTGCCGGCGGCGGTGTGAAAGGGGGGCGTGTGATTGGAACGACGGATAAAATTGGCGGCTTTCCCATCGATCAACCACAGAAACCGGAAAATTTTGCTGCAACCATTTATCGTGCGTTAGGACTTCCACAAACGGCCTATTGGCACGATGATGTCGACCGTCCGCACTTCATTTATGAAGGTGAGCCAATCGCTGGACTCACTTGA
- a CDS encoding ABC transporter permease has translation MIWFTLIPWEYGVRNLFRRPVRTLLTLSGLTTVIVLVFIVIGFIRGLEHSLTASGDPQVALLFSLGMGENLEYSSIPMRSSELVAASVSGIKVFNDRKYVSPELYLGTQIELPDQSQSSMGLVRGVTQSALLVRRQVELESGTWPAPGEVLIGTLVATKLGLTDQQLAVGQNVILEGRTWRISGTFSAADSAFESEIWCRLDELQQAMKRQDLSLVAVTMNSPADFPDLNLFCKERLDLELQALRETDYYQGLKKDYGPIRMLAWLVVFLVSGAGVFAGLNTLYGAVVGRTRELSTLQTLGFLRRAIVISLIQEGVLLSTAASLIAALIAVFLINGVAVRFTMGAFSLQIDSISLLIGCGVGVLLGLLGAIPPALRALRLPVVDGLKSV, from the coding sequence ATGATCTGGTTCACACTCATTCCCTGGGAATATGGCGTCCGTAATCTCTTCAGGAGACCAGTGCGCACCCTGCTGACACTCTCCGGATTAACCACGGTGATCGTACTGGTCTTTATTGTCATCGGGTTTATTCGCGGGCTGGAACACTCCCTTACCGCCAGTGGTGATCCTCAAGTCGCGTTGCTTTTTTCACTGGGCATGGGAGAAAACCTGGAATATTCATCCATCCCCATGCGTAGCAGCGAACTGGTGGCTGCCAGTGTCTCAGGAATCAAAGTATTCAATGATCGTAAATATGTCTCGCCGGAACTCTACCTGGGAACACAGATTGAACTGCCTGATCAGAGTCAGTCTTCCATGGGACTGGTTCGGGGAGTCACACAATCTGCTCTGCTGGTCCGCAGGCAGGTGGAACTGGAATCGGGTACGTGGCCTGCCCCGGGAGAAGTGTTGATCGGCACACTCGTCGCCACCAAATTGGGTCTGACTGACCAGCAGCTGGCTGTCGGACAAAATGTCATTCTGGAGGGTCGTACGTGGCGAATCAGTGGCACTTTTTCTGCAGCTGATTCCGCATTTGAATCAGAAATCTGGTGCCGCCTGGATGAACTGCAGCAGGCCATGAAGCGTCAGGACCTGAGTCTGGTCGCAGTCACGATGAATTCGCCAGCCGACTTCCCGGACCTGAATTTATTCTGCAAGGAACGTCTTGACCTCGAACTGCAGGCGCTGCGTGAAACCGATTATTACCAGGGTCTGAAAAAAGATTATGGACCGATCCGTATGCTGGCCTGGCTGGTTGTCTTCCTGGTCTCAGGTGCGGGAGTATTTGCCGGATTGAATACACTCTACGGTGCTGTCGTCGGCCGCACCCGAGAGTTATCCACACTGCAGACACTCGGTTTTTTACGTCGCGCCATTGTGATCAGTCTGATTCAGGAAGGCGTGCTGCTGTCGACTGCTGCCAGCCTGATTGCCGCTCTGATTGCCGTGTTCCTGATTAATGGAGTCGCGGTTCGTTTTACCATGGGAGCCTTTTCGCTCCAGATCGATAGTATCTCTTTGTTAATCGGCTGCGGTGTCGGTGTACTGCTGGGCTTGCTGGGAGCGATTCCCCCTGCGCTGCGGGCACTCCGCTTACCTGTCGTCGATGGATTAAAATCAGTTTAA
- a CDS encoding tetratricopeptide repeat protein, translating to MIEHDYSTIDQRLRRSLLFVITVSFALTPIAAPDFWWQLSRGRVAFSELAPPGPLLTTDTSFAEADWLGGLPFFLTIQFAGVSGLMLIKFIAAGLLAYWILRHFEARLNWTVFTIVVLAFVTANSAWQPTPRLFDCWFLLLTWLFTERWANTLETKKMLPVLLSLLAWANLAPLSLLGMGVVVCVPWLPGIRTETAVLRKQAGLLVLSALFAIMLTPRGWLTPYDSFIQLFPGLFYEQSLLALTVWKPTFLYGATIEVVGLSILTVGMVVYLLVASRGWIESIAFILFAIPAWTNHDCLGPCVTGICLLASQCLSTYPVSFHRLKLTRYVSPLMGRTLLAIGILVLCFKSASGTLPGQPQRLGWGITPELDITLLAQTIGPIDYIGTAHGMNIAATGMLTWIKADRKIRPVRTLRQALLQGKLYEELSLNAELSHGWEFQHPRADNSWGGWWIRLKNRNCQLLLVPNGDAQTIRALVDSRWQPMSIDASVIPFGWAGELLSSPPIVALLPVKDFLNRKQYTYSLPKPSGTPECSDWWGILTGSPYLPPAILQARTLRAMKLYTAALRVLHPLLQYYPSPAVRREFHLCQKELAYQEKLDIGLRDPSYLRSNASYDSASAADDGLIYAGPVIQELVEPRPEPDSLKRAIGYYIRGDWEAALNELTANDSESLYAKAQIQLESGNPDGAKETFRQLVQLYPDDQLANPSQNMLDSLQ from the coding sequence ATGATTGAACACGATTACTCCACGATCGACCAGAGACTGCGCCGCAGTTTGCTCTTCGTGATCACAGTCAGTTTTGCACTGACACCGATCGCAGCGCCGGATTTCTGGTGGCAGTTGAGCCGGGGACGTGTGGCCTTCTCCGAATTGGCCCCCCCGGGCCCTCTGCTGACTACAGACACAAGCTTCGCTGAGGCAGACTGGCTGGGTGGACTCCCCTTTTTCCTGACCATACAGTTTGCCGGCGTTTCGGGACTGATGCTGATAAAGTTTATAGCTGCAGGCCTGCTGGCTTACTGGATCCTGCGACATTTTGAAGCACGCCTGAACTGGACCGTATTTACTATCGTCGTGTTAGCATTCGTGACCGCAAACTCCGCCTGGCAACCCACGCCAAGACTTTTCGACTGTTGGTTTCTCCTGTTGACCTGGCTCTTTACGGAACGCTGGGCTAACACTCTCGAAACAAAAAAAATGCTACCAGTGTTGCTGTCGCTGCTGGCATGGGCCAATCTGGCTCCTTTGAGTCTGTTAGGAATGGGGGTCGTCGTCTGTGTTCCGTGGTTGCCGGGAATCCGGACTGAAACTGCTGTGCTACGAAAACAAGCTGGTCTGCTCGTCCTGTCTGCTCTGTTCGCGATCATGCTCACGCCGCGAGGCTGGTTGACTCCCTATGATTCGTTTATCCAGCTGTTCCCCGGCTTGTTTTATGAACAGAGTCTGCTTGCGCTGACCGTCTGGAAACCCACATTTCTATACGGTGCCACAATCGAAGTGGTCGGGCTGAGCATTTTGACCGTGGGCATGGTGGTCTACCTGCTGGTTGCCTCTCGCGGGTGGATCGAGAGCATCGCTTTTATCCTGTTTGCGATTCCTGCCTGGACAAATCACGACTGCCTGGGCCCCTGTGTGACCGGTATCTGCCTGCTCGCCAGCCAATGCCTGTCTACATACCCGGTTTCGTTCCACAGGCTGAAATTAACCCGGTACGTCTCTCCCTTAATGGGAAGAACATTACTGGCGATCGGGATTCTCGTTCTATGTTTTAAATCCGCCTCGGGAACTTTACCGGGTCAGCCACAGCGTCTCGGCTGGGGAATCACTCCCGAACTGGACATCACACTGCTGGCACAAACCATCGGCCCCATCGACTATATAGGCACCGCGCACGGGATGAACATCGCTGCCACCGGCATGCTGACCTGGATCAAAGCTGACCGTAAAATCCGCCCCGTCAGAACTCTCCGGCAGGCATTACTGCAGGGCAAACTGTATGAAGAGCTTTCACTGAATGCAGAACTTTCCCATGGATGGGAGTTTCAACATCCCCGTGCCGATAACAGCTGGGGCGGCTGGTGGATTCGCCTGAAAAATAGAAACTGCCAACTCCTACTCGTTCCCAATGGAGATGCGCAAACGATCCGCGCGCTGGTCGACAGTCGCTGGCAGCCTATGTCTATCGATGCATCCGTTATCCCGTTTGGCTGGGCGGGAGAACTGTTGAGCAGTCCCCCAATTGTGGCACTGTTACCTGTCAAAGATTTCCTGAACCGGAAACAGTATACCTACTCTCTCCCCAAACCGTCTGGTACACCTGAGTGTTCCGACTGGTGGGGTATTCTGACCGGCTCCCCTTATCTGCCGCCAGCGATATTGCAGGCGAGAACACTTCGCGCCATGAAGCTGTATACCGCCGCGCTGCGGGTGCTGCATCCACTGCTGCAGTATTATCCTTCGCCAGCGGTTCGCCGGGAATTCCACCTCTGTCAAAAAGAGTTGGCCTACCAGGAGAAACTGGATATCGGGCTGCGAGATCCCAGCTACTTAAGGTCCAATGCCAGTTATGATTCAGCGAGCGCAGCTGATGACGGTCTGATCTATGCTGGTCCTGTTATACAGGAACTGGTGGAGCCTCGTCCTGAACCTGATTCACTCAAGCGTGCCATCGGGTACTACATCCGCGGTGACTGGGAAGCGGCACTCAATGAATTAACCGCCAATGACAGCGAATCATTATATGCGAAAGCCCAGATTCAGCTGGAATCAGGAAACCCTGATGGCGCTAAAGAAACATTTCGTCAACTGGTTCAACTTTACCCCGACGATCAATTGGCTAATCCCAGCCAGAACATGCTGGATTCACTGCAATGA
- a CDS encoding ABC transporter ATP-binding protein, which yields MPLVVINNLTKQYHKGGETITPLDQVSLDIEQGEFLSLMGASGTGKSTLLNLIASIDHPDSGSICVDGVEITNLSRSKLARWRAANMGYIFQTHNLVPVLTAYENVELPLLLLPMSRVERRKRVEVALQAVDLLDRADHYPRQMSGGQEQRVGIARAIVKHPKIVVADEPTGDLDPETSDQILALLKRLNRELDITMLMVTHDAEAAGIADRQFCLDHGKLVQRFSSAKPVLTATTATQGEAL from the coding sequence ATGCCACTTGTTGTCATCAACAATCTGACGAAACAATATCACAAGGGGGGTGAAACGATCACTCCCCTGGATCAGGTCAGCCTGGATATTGAGCAGGGAGAATTCCTGTCACTCATGGGGGCCAGCGGAACGGGCAAATCAACGCTACTCAATCTGATTGCCAGCATTGATCATCCGGACTCCGGCTCGATCTGTGTCGATGGAGTCGAGATCACGAATCTTTCCCGTTCGAAGCTGGCGCGGTGGCGTGCGGCAAATATGGGTTACATTTTCCAAACACATAATCTGGTCCCCGTTTTGACAGCGTACGAAAACGTGGAACTCCCACTGCTGCTGTTACCCATGTCACGCGTTGAACGCAGGAAACGGGTGGAAGTCGCTCTACAGGCGGTCGACCTGCTGGATCGCGCGGACCACTATCCCCGCCAGATGTCCGGTGGACAGGAACAGCGGGTGGGCATCGCCCGCGCGATTGTCAAACACCCCAAGATCGTGGTGGCCGATGAACCAACGGGAGATCTGGATCCGGAAACCTCTGATCAAATTCTGGCTCTGCTCAAGCGGCTCAACCGGGAACTGGATATCACCATGTTGATGGTTACTCATGATGCCGAAGCTGCCGGAATCGCAGATCGACAATTTTGCCTTGATCACGGCAAACTGGTCCAGAGATTCTCTTCAGCCAAGCCTGTTTTGACTGCGACAACCGCCACTCAGGGAGAGGCTTTATGA
- a CDS encoding ABC transporter permease has translation MKLIAYILKTLWGHRSRTMLTVAGSAVALFVFCFIQSIQEGMNDLKQRQEARGSLIVFQANKFCPATSHLPQDYDQQIADLAGVKDVIPIQVFTNNCRASLDVVVFYGVPPEKLRSARDFEFVAGNWSEFETHQDAAIVGQAVANRRKIKVGDKFSIGDLSVIVAGIYRSDNPAEENYIYSHLEFLQRRQGANLVGTVTQLEVILASGTDPTQISSAIDERYRRGPVETNTRAKGVFQAKSLGDLSQLIEMAHYLGLACVGLVLALVATTTLMSVEDRIQEHAVLRTLGFSGFKVFALVLTESTLLSIAGGILGVGAALITLKLSSLSVGAEAVTVAFIPSLHLAWVGMLLACVTGICAGIIPASYASRAEIVPALRNA, from the coding sequence ATGAAACTGATCGCGTACATTCTGAAAACACTGTGGGGACACCGTTCCCGTACGATGTTGACGGTAGCGGGTTCTGCGGTCGCGTTGTTTGTTTTCTGTTTTATCCAATCGATCCAGGAAGGGATGAACGATCTCAAACAGCGACAGGAGGCCCGTGGATCATTAATCGTTTTTCAAGCCAACAAATTCTGCCCGGCAACCAGCCATCTCCCCCAGGACTACGATCAGCAGATTGCAGATCTGGCAGGCGTTAAAGACGTCATTCCCATTCAGGTTTTCACCAACAACTGTCGTGCCAGCCTGGATGTGGTAGTCTTTTACGGTGTTCCACCTGAAAAACTGCGTTCTGCACGCGACTTCGAATTTGTCGCAGGCAACTGGAGTGAATTCGAAACACATCAGGATGCCGCCATTGTAGGTCAGGCCGTCGCTAATCGCAGGAAGATCAAAGTCGGGGATAAATTTTCCATTGGTGATCTGTCAGTGATTGTCGCCGGCATCTATCGTTCGGACAATCCCGCGGAAGAAAACTATATCTACAGCCACCTGGAATTTCTACAGCGGCGTCAGGGGGCAAATCTGGTCGGCACGGTGACACAACTGGAAGTGATTCTTGCATCGGGTACAGATCCCACGCAAATCAGTTCCGCCATTGATGAGCGTTATCGCAGAGGTCCAGTGGAAACCAATACGCGTGCCAAGGGCGTCTTTCAGGCCAAGAGTCTGGGAGATCTTTCTCAACTGATCGAAATGGCTCATTATCTGGGACTGGCTTGCGTCGGACTGGTACTGGCTCTGGTGGCAACGACAACACTGATGTCAGTCGAAGACCGTATCCAGGAACACGCAGTGTTACGCACTCTTGGTTTTTCCGGATTCAAAGTCTTTGCGCTGGTACTCACAGAAAGTACGCTACTCAGTATCGCAGGAGGTATTCTGGGAGTCGGGGCTGCCCTGATCACTCTGAAACTGAGCAGCCTTTCCGTTGGTGCCGAAGCGGTGACTGTCGCGTTTATCCCTTCTCTGCATCTGGCCTGGGTCGGCATGCTGCTGGCCTGTGTGACTGGAATCTGCGCAGGTATCATTCCTGCCAGTTATGCATCGCGTGCGGAGATCGTTCCGGCATTACGAAACGCCTGA
- a CDS encoding HlyD family secretion protein encodes MSQVDLSQLAIDRSAPSQVRGHTRLRLVTRFLLPGGLILGFLALISWAARDMIFPPRQVTVMPVIVTQSSIRNAGTPLFQAAGWVEPRPTPIRVAALSPGVIKELLVVEDQKVIQGDPIAVLVKEDAALSLRAAAANLNLREAELKQAKATLAAAEVRLAQPVHREATLRTAEAALAKIETELKNLPFMSRRAQAELIFAENDYKRRLSAKAAVTQRSVDEALTQLESARADSEELEGRKTSLIAERKALKARCVALSKELELLTEETQARDETIAIIQAATARLDQARVAVDQAKLTLDRMTIRAPVTGRIYRLIGHPGSSIGNMLTQMSSHDGSTVVTMYQPEMLQIRVDVRFEDIPKVSLNQPVQINNPALSQPVTGKVLFISSEADIQKNTLQVKVDIDAANPVLKPEMLVDVTFLAPELTNDTEAEKEETRIYIPRNMIVQNAAGQNIVWIADQSTRTARPQIIQTGTSPGGPLVEVTDGLNLTSHLISSSTADLEPGDRIMITGETDQKGN; translated from the coding sequence ATGTCACAAGTCGACCTTTCACAATTAGCCATTGATCGCAGTGCGCCCTCACAGGTACGAGGGCACACGCGATTGCGGCTTGTTACGCGATTCCTGCTACCCGGTGGACTTATCCTCGGTTTCCTGGCACTGATCTCCTGGGCCGCTCGTGATATGATCTTCCCTCCCCGGCAGGTTACGGTGATGCCGGTGATTGTCACACAATCATCGATTCGTAATGCAGGCACACCTTTGTTCCAGGCAGCAGGCTGGGTTGAACCGCGACCCACGCCCATCCGCGTGGCTGCGTTATCGCCCGGAGTCATCAAGGAACTGCTGGTTGTCGAAGATCAGAAAGTGATTCAAGGCGATCCCATCGCGGTACTGGTCAAAGAGGATGCCGCACTGTCATTGCGCGCTGCAGCCGCGAATCTTAATCTGCGTGAAGCGGAACTCAAGCAGGCCAAAGCGACCTTAGCGGCTGCAGAAGTACGTCTGGCACAACCCGTACACCGCGAAGCAACTTTAAGAACTGCTGAGGCAGCACTGGCGAAGATTGAGACGGAACTTAAGAACCTTCCCTTCATGAGCCGACGCGCACAAGCAGAATTAATTTTTGCCGAGAATGACTACAAACGCAGGCTGTCCGCGAAAGCCGCTGTCACACAACGATCCGTAGACGAAGCACTGACACAACTGGAATCTGCACGTGCTGACTCTGAAGAACTGGAAGGTCGCAAAACTTCTCTGATCGCAGAACGCAAAGCACTCAAAGCACGCTGCGTTGCACTGAGTAAGGAACTGGAACTGCTGACCGAAGAAACTCAAGCCCGGGACGAAACCATCGCAATCATCCAGGCAGCCACCGCACGGCTGGATCAAGCACGCGTGGCTGTTGATCAGGCAAAACTGACATTAGACCGCATGACAATTCGTGCCCCGGTCACCGGACGTATTTATCGACTCATCGGTCATCCGGGTTCCAGTATCGGCAACATGCTCACACAAATGTCAAGTCATGACGGCAGCACCGTCGTCACGATGTATCAGCCGGAAATGCTGCAGATTCGCGTCGATGTCCGTTTTGAAGATATCCCCAAAGTCAGCCTGAACCAGCCCGTGCAAATCAATAATCCAGCACTCAGCCAGCCAGTCACAGGCAAAGTTCTCTTCATCAGTTCCGAAGCCGACATTCAGAAAAATACGCTGCAGGTTAAAGTCGACATTGATGCTGCAAACCCGGTGTTAAAACCGGAGATGCTGGTCGATGTCACCTTTCTGGCTCCGGAACTCACAAATGATACAGAAGCAGAAAAAGAAGAAACCCGTATCTATATACCACGCAATATGATCGTACAGAATGCAGCGGGACAGAACATTGTCTGGATTGCCGATCAATCGACTCGTACGGCACGGCCACAAATCATTCAAACTGGAACCAGTCCCGGCGGTCCACTGGTCGAAGTGACAGACGGCTTAAACCTGACCAGCCACCTGATTTCGTCATCCACTGCCGATCTTGAACCTGGTGACCGCATCATGATCACAGGCGAAACCGATCAAAAAGGAAACTGA
- a CDS encoding multiheme c-type cytochrome yields the protein MIRKYPVIPPLLILLLAGLSGTAWYLNGSHHSDLFIPKVRATEQPVKMKQCCECHDKVCQQYAGAPHLRTLRKATDPSVMEKFAGREITLKENGHTYQFYKDQDELWVKCDSYPNPVRIEWFFGSGLHAITPVSLFPNEAGKSELLQHIVSWYPSDKLGITLGLQELVHDQTGIQALGEVSSHASTLNCFGCHTSYLGDVQGEINTKEMIAGVSCIRCHLEGEEHIQAAERGDKNLHILNWNQLSPLDSINRCGECHRRSDQLEPDEIHPDNELLIRFAPVGLSQSPCFLKQRDVKLADGKTARMDCTTCHNPHQQASRDPEYYRQICLNCHSELKNHASVCSKESMQSQCLQCHMPSVQVHDNLPFTDHWIRIRERDKERFPEFLLNNSN from the coding sequence ATGATCCGAAAATATCCTGTCATACCACCACTGCTGATCCTCTTGCTGGCCGGTCTTTCAGGAACAGCCTGGTATCTAAACGGCTCTCACCATTCCGATCTGTTTATTCCCAAAGTGCGCGCCACCGAACAACCGGTCAAAATGAAGCAATGTTGTGAGTGTCACGATAAAGTCTGCCAGCAGTACGCAGGCGCGCCCCACTTGAGGACACTCCGCAAAGCCACTGATCCGTCTGTGATGGAAAAGTTTGCTGGTAGAGAAATCACACTCAAAGAAAATGGACACACATATCAATTCTACAAAGACCAGGACGAACTATGGGTGAAGTGCGACAGCTACCCCAACCCGGTTCGCATCGAATGGTTCTTTGGCTCCGGCCTGCACGCCATTACTCCGGTTTCCCTGTTCCCGAATGAAGCGGGCAAGTCGGAACTGCTGCAGCATATTGTCTCCTGGTATCCGTCAGACAAGTTAGGCATCACACTCGGATTGCAGGAACTGGTCCATGATCAGACCGGTATTCAGGCATTAGGGGAAGTCAGCTCTCATGCCAGCACGTTGAACTGCTTTGGCTGTCACACTTCTTACCTGGGAGACGTACAGGGAGAAATTAACACAAAAGAAATGATTGCCGGCGTTTCCTGTATTCGCTGTCACCTGGAGGGAGAGGAACATATCCAGGCCGCTGAACGGGGGGATAAGAACCTACACATTCTCAACTGGAATCAACTTTCGCCTCTCGATTCGATCAATCGTTGTGGTGAATGCCATCGCCGATCCGATCAGTTGGAACCGGACGAAATCCATCCCGATAATGAACTATTAATTCGTTTCGCCCCTGTCGGTCTGTCACAGAGTCCCTGCTTCCTGAAGCAGAGAGATGTCAAACTGGCCGATGGAAAGACGGCACGCATGGACTGCACCACCTGTCACAATCCCCATCAGCAGGCCAGCCGAGATCCCGAATATTATCGTCAGATCTGTCTGAACTGTCACAGCGAATTAAAAAACCATGCTTCTGTCTGTTCCAAAGAATCCATGCAAAGTCAGTGTCTACAATGCCATATGCCTTCGGTTCAGGTTCACGATAACCTGCCGTTCACGGATCACTGGATTCGCATCCGTGAACGCGACAAGGAACGCTTCCCTGAATTTCTATTGAACAATTCAAACTGA
- a CDS encoding LexA family protein: MNQYLTDRQQKILDYITREIDRSGNAPNTEQIASEFEIPSLNRVTQYLHALEGKGWITCNASPQGGITLVENSNQYRLAVCGDVVDRRVAFKKRS, translated from the coding sequence ATGAACCAGTATCTGACCGATCGACAACAGAAAATTCTGGACTATATTACCCGCGAAATTGATCGCTCGGGTAACGCTCCCAACACAGAACAGATTGCCTCGGAATTTGAAATCCCCTCGCTCAACCGGGTCACTCAATACCTGCACGCCCTGGAAGGCAAAGGCTGGATTACCTGCAACGCCTCTCCGCAAGGTGGAATTACCCTGGTGGAAAACAGCAATCAATACCGACTTGCCGTTTGTGGCGACGTCGTAGACCGCCGGGTCGCCTTCAAAAAAAGATCCTGA